The Plasmodium sp. gorilla clade G2 genome assembly, chromosome: 4 genome has a segment encoding these proteins:
- a CDS encoding bifunctional dihydrofolate reductase-thymidylate synthase, whose product MMEQVCDVFDIYAICACCKVENKNEVKKNEVFNNYTFRGLGNKGVLPWKCNSLDMKYFCAVTTYVNESKYEKLKYKRCKYLNKETLNNAMDMPNSKKLQNVVVMGRTSWESIPKKFKPLSNRINVILSRTLKKEDFDEDVYIINTVEDLIVLLGKLNYYKCFIIGGSVVYKEFLEKKLIKKIYFTRINSSYECDVFFPEINENEYQIISVSDVYTCNNTTLDFVIYKKKNNQVLNEKDCIEGEEKNNDMSLKNDDKDTCPMKKLTEFYKNVDKYKINYENDNDDDEEDDFVYFNFNKEKEEKNKNCVHPNDFKIYNSLKHKCHPEYQYLNIIYDIIMNGNKQSDRTGVGVLSKFGYIMKFDLSQYFPLLTTKKLFLRGIIEELLWFVRGETNGNTLLNKNVRIWEANGTREFLDNRKLFHREVNDLGPIYGFQWRHFGAEYTNMHDNYENKGVDQLKNIINLIKNDPTSRRILLCAWNVKDLDQMALPPCHILCQFYVFDGKLSCIMYQRSCDLGLGVPFNIASYSIFTHMIAQVCNLQPAEFIHVLGNAHVYNNHIDSLKIQLNRIPYPFPTLKLNPDIKNIEDFTISDFTIQNYVHHEKISMDMAA is encoded by the coding sequence ATGATGGAACAAGTCTGCGACGTTTTCGATATTTATGCCATATGTGCATGTTGTAAggttgaaaataaaaatgaggTGAAAAAAAACGAGgtttttaataattacacATTTAGAGGTTTAGGAAATAAAGGAGTATTACCATGGAAATGTAATTCACTagatatgaaatatttttgtgCCGTTACTACATATGTGAATGaatcaaaatatgaaaaattgaaatataaaagatgtaaatatttaaacaaaGAAACGCTGAATAATGCAATGGATATGCCTAATTcgaaaaaattacaaaatgtTGTAGTTATGGGAAGAACAAGTTGGGAAAGTATtccaaaaaaatttaaaccTTTAAGCAACCgaataaatgttatattgtcgagaacattaaaaaaagaagatttTGATGAAGATGTTTATATCATTAACACAGTTGAAGATTTAATAGTTTTACTTggaaaattaaattattataaatgttttattattggAGGTTCAGTTGTTTATAAAGAATTTTtagaaaagaaattaatcAAAAAGATATACTTTACTAGAATAAATAGTTCATATGAATGTGATGTATTTTTTCcagaaataaatgaaaatgagtATCAAATTATTTCTGTTAGTGATGTATATACTTGTAACAATACAACACTAgattttgttatttataagaaaaagaataatcaagtgttaaatgaaaaagactGTATAGAaggagaagaaaaaaataatgatatgtctttaaaaaatgatgacaAAGATACATGTcctatgaaaaaattaacagaattttataaaaatgtagacaaatataaaattaattatgaaaatgataatgatgatgatgaagaagatgattttgtttattttaattttaataaagaaaaagaagagaaaaataaaaattgtgTACATCCAAatgattttaaaatatataatagtttGAAACATAAATGTCATCCTGAATatcaatatttaaatattatatatgatattataatgaatGGAAATAAACAAAGTGATCGAACAGGAGTAGGTGTTTTAAGTAAATTCggatatattatgaaatttGATTTAAGTCAATATTTCCCATTATTAACTACAAAGAAATTATTCTTAAGAGGAATTATTGAAGAATTGCTTTGGTTTGTTAGAGGAGAAACAAATGGTAATACACTGTTAAATAAGAATGTAAGGATATGGGAAGCTAATGGTACTAGAGAATTTTTAGATAATAGAAAATTATTTCATAGAGAAGTTAACGATTTAGGACCTATTTATGGTTTTCAATGGAGACATTTCGGAGctgaatatacaaatatgcatgataattatgaaaataaaggaGTTgatcaattaaaaaatataataaatttaattaaaaatgatcCTACAAGTAGAAGAATTCTTTTGTGTGCATGGAATGTAAAAGATCTTGATCAAATGGCATTACCTCCTTGTCATATTTTATGTCAATTTTATGTTTTCGATGGAAAATTATCATGTATTATGTATCAAAGGTCATGTGATTTAGGACTAGGAGTACCTTTTAATATTGCATCCTATTCTATTTTTACTCATATGATTGCACAAGTCTGTAATTTGCAACCTGCCGAATTTATACACGTTTTAGGAAATGCACatgtttataataatcaCATTGATAGTTTAAAAATCCAACTTAATAGAATACCATATCCATTCCCAACACTTAAATTAAATCcagatattaaaaatattgaagatTTTACAATTTCGGACTTTACAATACAAAATTATGTTCATCATGAAAAAATTTCAATGGATATGGCTGCCTAA
- a CDS encoding LETM1-like protein, putative, with product MILQEVNKKNYFYCINKYGYLKRTFYSYKNIKFYKKNNIYINEYEKNKSIIYKDISIGISREYFNNKRYYNKQIINSIDKINNIFITPIGISKCLTSNNYTTSHDIIKGVNNILPNCDSIKKKKTKNKQEEEEQNKENKENKEKHNSNNNKNIVCDEPTEGSINKQNEEIIKNTNNNINNSINNNINNNINNNTSEPIDMINILKKKKIIVNEKETKIIKLCNKGNKALKCILSIFKKTCSQLKIIILQPSILKVYYESIKKNIKHTIVWVKTGILLFLTNMKISKNLIIKRLKGYRLSYSEYKLLIRTMNDMFKLIPFSFFIIIPFAEFLLPIFLKIYPNLLPSTFKNDDNFNNIKKNLYAKEQLAKFLQQLIEEKEKQLNENIGIDSDKKKNILNKFHQQLINKDEKDINPFLSVNDTLKIAKIFKEDFVLDQMNLKTLQTICHLLGLKPYGIHYHVVLQLRHHFLRLQREDRELIYEGVDNLKHNSLVEICKDRGMNFNTTEKEMKVQIQQWLQLASIKEVPYILLLYIRCVVVTHAIMDIHDEQKKNENKQNINNNNNNNNNNNNNNDNSSDNNNNHANSSNIDDKQKLIQEAKEKLDDLKMKEQEIKKNINKQTDEEELHNKENNVKVDFVKKNKYMQNELNMLKRICDLQHKELKIAFTSLTELAEKKQSCDINQLIKNMSQRLLDIEKHISELNVHKQVEMDEYFYPEDEKTDDSLNAKN from the exons atgatacttCAAGaggttaataaaaaaaattatttttattgtattaataaatatgggTATTTGAAACGTACCTTTTATagttataagaatataaaattttataaaaaaaataatatatatataaacgaatatgaaaaaaataaaagtatcaTTTACAAGGACATAAGTATAGGTATATCTAgagaatattttaataataaaagatattataataaacaaataataaatagtatagataaaattaataatatatttattactcCTATTGGTATATCAAAATGTTTAACAAGCAATAATTATACGACAAGCCATGATATCATTAAAGgagttaataatatattacccAATTGTGatagtattaaaaaaaaaaaaacaaaaaacaaacaagaagaagaagaacaaaataaagaaaataaagaaaataaagaaaaacataacagcaataacaataaaaatattgtgtGTGATGAACCAACAGAAGGTTCAATTAACaaacaaaatgaagaaataattaaaaatacaaataataatattaataatagtattaataataatattaataataatattaataataatacaagtgAACCCAttgatatgataaatattttaaaaaaaaaaaaaattatagtaaatgaaaaagaaactAAAATAATCAAATTATGTAATAAAGGTAATAAAGCTTTAAAATGTATTTTatcaatttttaaaaaaacatgtagtcaattaaaaattattatattacaacCTTCTATATTAAAAGTTTATTATgaatctataaaaaaaaatataaaacatactATTGTATGGGTAAAAACAGGtatactattatttttaacaaatatgaaaatatcaaaaaatttaattattaaaagattGAAAGGTTATAGATTATCTTATTcagaatataaattattaattagaACTATGAATGATATGTTTAAATTAATACCcttctctttttttataataataccaTTTGCTGAATTTTTGTTAcccatatttttaaaaatatatcctaATCTTTTACCTTCCACTTTTAAAAACgatgataattttaataatatcaaaaaaaatttatatgctAAAGAACAACTAGCCAAATTTTTACAACAACttatagaagaaaaagaaaaacaactCAATGAAAATATAGGAATCGATtcagataaaaaaaaaaacattctAAATAAATTCCATCAacaattaattaataaagatgaaaaagaTATCAATCCTTTTCTTAGTGTTAATGATACTTTAAAAATTGctaaaatttttaaagaaGATTTTGTATTAGATCAAATGAACCTAAAAACATTACAAACAATTTGTCATCTCTTAGGATTGAAACCATATGGTATACATTATCATGTTGTATTGCAGTTGAGACACCATTTTTTAAGACTACAAAGAGAAGATCGagaattaatatatgaaggagttgataatttaaaacatAACTCATTAGTAGAAATATGTAAAGATAGAGGAATGAACTTTAATACAACcgaaaaagaaatgaaagtTCAAATCCAACAATGGTTACAACTAGCTAGTATTAAAGAAGTTCCttatattcttcttttatatattagatGTGTAGTTGTAACACATGCCATCATGGATATACATGacgaacaaaaaaaaaatgaaaacaaacaaaacataaacaacaacaacaacaacaataataataataataataataatgataatagttctgataataataataatcatgcTAATTCATCAAACATAGATGATAAACAAAAACTCATACAAGAAGCTAAAGAAAAATTAGATGATTTGAAAATGAAAGAacaagaaattaaaaaaaatattaacaagCAAACAGACGAAGAGGAATTACACAATAAGGAGAATAATGTTAAGGTTgattttgttaaaaaaaataaatatatgcaaAATGAGTTAAATATGTTGAAGCGTATATGTGACTTGCAGCAcaa AGAACTTAAAATTGCCTTTACCTCCTTAACAGAACTAGCCGAAAAAAAACAATCat gCGACATTAACCaactaataaaaaatatgtccCAAAGATTGCTAGATATTGAAAAACACATCAGCGAACTGAATGTACATAAGCAAGTGGAAATG gatgaatatttttatccagAGGATGAAAAAACTGACGATTCTTTGAAtgcaaaaaattaa